From Nocardioides daedukensis, the proteins below share one genomic window:
- a CDS encoding vitamin B12-dependent ribonucleotide reductase: MTETVSGGSAKAQSKAKGKGMKIERVFSTKGVHPYDEINWERRDVVQTNWKTGDTVFEQRGVEYPDFWSVNASTIVTTKYFRGAVGTDTREWSLKQLIDRVVKTYTAAGREHGYFASTADAELFEHELTWLLVHQYFSFNSPVWFNVGTPSPQQVSACFILSVDDSMDSILNWYKEEGFIFKGGSGAGLNLSRIRSSKELLSSGGTASGPVSFMRGADASAGTIKSGGATRRAAKMVVLDVDHPDIEEFVETKMREEDKIRALRDAGFDMDLGGKDITSVQYQNANNSVRVTDEFMRAVEDGTEFGLKARGTGEVIETVDARGLFRKISEAAWACADPGLQYDDTINDWHTNPETGRITASNPCSEYMSLDNSSCNLASLNLLKFLRDDDTFDGELFAKAVEFIITAMDISICFADFPTEPIGETTRNYRQLGIGYANLGALLMAMGLGYDSDGGRSMAASITSLMTGTSYRRSAELAGIVGPYNGYARNADAHKRVMRKHQAANDTVRTLHTEDLAVHKLATAEWAKVLEIGEKNGFRNAQASVLAPTGTIGFMMDCDTTGIEPDFSLVKFKKLVGGGSMQIVNQTIPRALKKLGYQPEQIEAIVAYIAENGHVIDAPGLRQEHYEIFDCAMGARALKPMGHVRMMAAAQPFLSGAVSKTVNLPEEATVEEIEDVYLQGWKLGIKALAVYRDNCKVGQPLSSGKGENKGADSNAAAAADVVEKVVEKVVYAPTRKRLPKSRVSRTTSFTVGGAEGYMTSGAHNDGELGEVFLKLGKQGSTLAGVMDAFSIAVSIGLQYGVPLETYVSKFTNLRFEPAGMTDDPDVRMSQSIMDYIFRRLALDYMSFEDRSALGIYSAEERQRQLETGSYELVEETGNAAELVVEATEAPAAREASVSESAVKTDTQGAHTTAELLEKISGTAIDSPLCFTCGTKMRPAGSCYVCEGCGSTSGCS; the protein is encoded by the coding sequence ATGACGGAGACGGTCAGCGGCGGATCTGCAAAGGCGCAGTCCAAGGCCAAGGGCAAGGGCATGAAGATCGAGCGGGTCTTCAGCACCAAGGGCGTGCACCCCTACGACGAGATCAACTGGGAGCGCCGCGACGTCGTACAGACGAACTGGAAGACCGGTGACACCGTCTTCGAGCAGCGCGGTGTGGAATATCCCGACTTCTGGAGCGTCAACGCCTCGACGATCGTCACCACGAAGTACTTCCGCGGCGCCGTCGGCACCGACACCCGCGAGTGGAGCCTCAAGCAGCTCATCGACCGGGTCGTGAAGACCTACACCGCCGCCGGTCGCGAGCACGGCTACTTCGCCTCCACCGCCGACGCCGAGCTCTTCGAGCACGAGCTGACCTGGCTGCTCGTGCACCAGTACTTCTCCTTCAACTCCCCGGTCTGGTTCAACGTCGGCACCCCGTCCCCGCAGCAGGTCTCGGCCTGCTTCATCCTCTCCGTGGATGACTCGATGGACTCGATCCTGAACTGGTACAAGGAAGAGGGCTTCATCTTCAAGGGCGGCTCCGGCGCCGGCCTCAACCTGTCGCGCATCCGTTCCTCCAAGGAGCTCCTCTCCTCCGGTGGTACGGCGTCCGGCCCGGTCTCCTTCATGCGCGGCGCGGACGCGTCCGCGGGCACCATCAAGTCGGGCGGCGCCACGCGTCGTGCGGCCAAGATGGTCGTCCTCGACGTCGACCACCCGGACATCGAGGAGTTCGTCGAGACGAAGATGCGCGAGGAGGACAAGATCCGCGCGCTGCGCGACGCCGGGTTCGACATGGACCTGGGCGGCAAGGACATCACCTCCGTGCAGTACCAGAACGCCAACAACTCGGTGCGCGTCACCGACGAGTTCATGCGTGCGGTCGAGGACGGCACCGAGTTCGGCCTGAAGGCTCGCGGCACCGGCGAGGTCATCGAGACCGTCGACGCGCGTGGCCTGTTCCGCAAGATCTCCGAGGCCGCGTGGGCATGTGCCGACCCGGGCCTGCAGTACGACGACACCATCAACGACTGGCACACCAACCCCGAGACCGGCCGGATCACCGCATCCAACCCGTGCTCGGAGTACATGTCGCTGGACAACTCGTCGTGCAACCTGGCGTCGCTGAACCTCCTCAAGTTCCTCCGCGACGACGACACCTTCGACGGTGAGCTCTTCGCGAAGGCCGTGGAGTTCATCATCACCGCGATGGACATCTCGATCTGCTTCGCGGACTTCCCGACCGAGCCGATCGGTGAGACCACCCGCAACTACCGCCAGCTCGGCATCGGCTACGCCAACCTCGGCGCGCTGCTGATGGCGATGGGCCTGGGCTATGACTCCGACGGCGGCCGCTCGATGGCTGCCTCGATCACCAGCCTGATGACCGGTACGTCGTACCGCCGCTCGGCCGAGCTGGCCGGGATCGTCGGTCCCTACAACGGCTACGCCCGCAACGCGGACGCCCACAAGCGCGTGATGCGCAAGCACCAGGCTGCCAACGACACGGTGCGCACCCTGCACACCGAGGACCTGGCCGTGCACAAGCTGGCCACCGCCGAGTGGGCGAAGGTGCTCGAGATCGGTGAGAAGAACGGCTTCCGCAACGCGCAGGCCTCGGTGCTCGCACCGACCGGCACCATCGGCTTCATGATGGACTGCGACACCACCGGCATCGAGCCCGACTTCTCGCTGGTGAAGTTCAAGAAGCTCGTCGGCGGCGGCTCGATGCAGATCGTCAACCAGACGATCCCGCGTGCGCTGAAGAAGCTGGGTTACCAGCCCGAGCAGATCGAGGCGATCGTTGCCTACATCGCCGAGAACGGTCACGTCATCGACGCACCCGGCCTGCGCCAGGAGCACTACGAGATCTTCGACTGCGCGATGGGTGCCCGGGCGCTCAAGCCGATGGGTCACGTGCGGATGATGGCGGCTGCTCAGCCGTTCCTGAGTGGCGCCGTGAGCAAGACCGTCAACCTCCCCGAGGAGGCGACTGTCGAAGAGATCGAGGACGTCTACCTGCAGGGTTGGAAGCTCGGCATCAAGGCTCTCGCCGTCTACCGCGACAACTGCAAGGTTGGCCAGCCGCTCTCGTCCGGCAAGGGCGAGAACAAGGGAGCCGACTCGAACGCCGCAGCCGCGGCGGACGTCGTCGAGAAGGTCGTGGAGAAGGTCGTCTACGCCCCGACCCGCAAGCGCCTGCCGAAGTCGCGCGTCTCGCGGACCACGTCGTTCACCGTGGGTGGCGCCGAGGGCTACATGACCTCGGGTGCCCACAACGACGGTGAGCTCGGTGAGGTCTTCCTCAAGCTCGGCAAGCAGGGCTCGACCCTGGCCGGCGTGATGGACGCCTTCTCGATCGCGGTCTCGATCGGCCTGCAGTACGGCGTGCCGTTGGAGACCTACGTCTCGAAGTTCACCAACCTGCGCTTCGAGCCCGCCGGCATGACCGACGACCCGGACGTGCGGATGTCGCAGTCGATCATGGACTACATCTTCCGTCGTCTTGCCTTGGACTACATGTCCTTCGAGGACCGCTCGGCGCTCGGCATCTACTCCGCCGAGGAGCGCCAGCGCCAGCTCGAGACCGGCTCCTATGAGCTCGTCGAAGAGACTGGCAACGCGGCCGAGCTGGTCGTCGAGGCCACCGAGGCCCCGGCTGCTCGCGAAGCGAGCGTCAGCGAGTCGGCGGTCAAGACCGACACCCAGGGGGCGCACACCACGGCTGAGCTCCTCGAGAAGATCAGCGGCACCGCGATCGACAGCCCGCTCTGCTTCACCTGTGGCACCAAGATGCGTCCGGCAGGCTCGTGCTACGTGTGCGAGGGCTGCGGAA
- the nrdR gene encoding transcriptional regulator NrdR, translating into MHCPFCRSTDTKVLDSRVGDDGGSIRRRRSCPQCGKRFSTVEQMQLMVLKRSGATEPFNRDKAINGARKACKGRPVTEDQLACLGQTVEDTLRSDGWAEAPANEVGLAILGPLRELDEVAYLRFASVYRAFESADDFEAEIAMLRAERIQVGEESLERSPRNQPQPTG; encoded by the coding sequence ATGCACTGTCCGTTCTGCCGCAGCACCGACACCAAGGTCCTCGACTCGCGGGTCGGCGACGACGGCGGCTCGATCCGTCGCCGGCGCTCGTGCCCGCAGTGTGGCAAGCGTTTCTCGACCGTGGAGCAGATGCAGTTGATGGTGCTCAAGCGCTCCGGCGCGACCGAGCCGTTCAACCGTGACAAGGCGATCAACGGCGCCCGCAAGGCGTGCAAGGGTCGTCCCGTGACCGAGGACCAGCTGGCCTGCTTGGGCCAGACGGTCGAGGACACGCTCCGCAGCGACGGATGGGCCGAGGCCCCCGCCAACGAGGTCGGCCTGGCCATCCTCGGACCGCTGCGCGAGCTCGATGAAGTTGCCTATCTCCGCTTCGCCAGCGTCTACCGCGCGTTCGAGTCCGCGGATGACTTCGAGGCCGAGATCGCCATGTTGCGCGCGGAGCGCATCCAGGTTGGTGAGGAGAGCCTCGAGCGCTCGCCCCGCAACCAACCCCAGCCCACGGGCTGA
- a CDS encoding ABC transporter transmembrane domain-containing protein, with product MSDSAAAPASAWALLLRGLRRNKAKLLGSYALLSLWQACETLVPVFIGLTIDRAVSTGEVDQMVIWGLALCVLFGFLSYGYRYGAWIGFHVVSMEMHRIRVEIAAHSLHPRGAKTALRPGETLSLATADAELVGQFIRSTGFTIAAVISIVGASWFLLAMDLVLGLVVVIGVPTVLLLTQVITPRISRHTEHQQATVAEATGVATDLVRGLRVLKGIGAEPVAGARYRVLSGRARDASVRSTSTYGAMAGLTEGLAGLFLAAVALVAGHRALSGDITIGELVAVVGLTQFLAEPLGMLGDISAHTARAHASARRIVDFLASPRLVEEGESSPVFTPAELRLSGVSAPGLDAVDLASRPGEILGIAVTDPTAAATLMGLVNGSITPTSGTISLGGLPLRDLSSSAREAHLLVNPHHVDLFEGTLRSNVDPTGRLNERALGLLLDASACADVVSLVPEGLDQPVTPDGATFSGGQRQRIALARALAMDAPILVLHDPTTAVDAVTEHRIAQGIRRLRTAGASRRTTWLITSSPALLAQCHRVVLVAEGRVQSEGTHHDLASESTYAEVVLR from the coding sequence GTGAGTGATTCGGCAGCCGCGCCTGCTTCTGCGTGGGCCCTGCTGCTGCGGGGACTGCGACGCAACAAGGCAAAACTCCTCGGCTCCTATGCCCTGCTCAGCCTGTGGCAGGCCTGCGAGACCCTCGTCCCGGTCTTCATCGGCCTGACCATCGACCGTGCCGTGTCCACCGGCGAGGTCGACCAGATGGTGATCTGGGGCCTCGCGCTGTGCGTGCTGTTCGGCTTCTTGTCCTACGGCTACCGGTACGGCGCCTGGATCGGCTTCCACGTCGTGTCGATGGAGATGCACCGGATCCGGGTCGAGATCGCCGCCCACTCACTGCACCCACGGGGTGCCAAGACAGCACTCCGTCCGGGCGAGACACTCTCGCTGGCCACGGCCGACGCCGAGCTGGTGGGGCAGTTCATCCGCTCCACCGGCTTCACCATCGCCGCGGTCATCTCGATCGTCGGGGCCTCCTGGTTCCTCCTCGCGATGGACCTCGTCCTCGGCCTCGTCGTGGTGATCGGCGTACCGACCGTGCTGCTGCTGACCCAGGTCATCACCCCGCGCATCTCGCGCCACACCGAGCACCAACAGGCCACCGTCGCCGAGGCGACCGGCGTGGCCACCGACCTGGTCCGCGGCCTGCGCGTGCTCAAGGGCATCGGCGCGGAACCGGTCGCAGGCGCCCGCTATCGGGTGCTCAGCGGACGGGCGCGTGACGCGTCGGTGCGGAGTACGTCGACCTATGGCGCAATGGCCGGCCTCACCGAGGGCCTGGCCGGACTGTTCCTCGCAGCCGTCGCGCTCGTCGCCGGGCACCGAGCCCTCTCCGGCGACATCACCATCGGCGAGCTGGTCGCGGTCGTCGGCCTGACCCAGTTCCTCGCCGAACCGCTCGGGATGCTGGGCGACATCTCCGCGCACACGGCGCGCGCCCACGCCTCCGCGCGACGCATCGTCGACTTCCTCGCCTCACCGCGACTGGTCGAGGAGGGCGAGTCCAGCCCGGTCTTCACCCCCGCAGAGCTGCGCCTGAGCGGTGTCAGCGCGCCCGGGCTCGACGCGGTCGACCTGGCGTCTCGGCCCGGGGAGATCCTCGGCATCGCCGTCACCGACCCGACCGCGGCCGCCACCCTGATGGGCCTGGTCAACGGGTCGATCACACCGACCTCGGGCACGATCTCGCTCGGCGGGCTCCCCCTGCGCGACCTGAGCAGCTCCGCACGCGAGGCGCACCTGCTGGTCAACCCGCACCACGTCGACCTCTTCGAGGGCACCCTGCGAAGCAACGTCGACCCGACCGGGCGCCTCAACGAGCGGGCCCTGGGCCTGCTGCTCGATGCGTCGGCCTGCGCCGACGTGGTGTCCCTGGTCCCCGAAGGACTCGACCAGCCGGTCACCCCGGACGGTGCCACCTTCTCCGGCGGCCAGCGCCAGCGGATCGCGCTTGCCCGGGCCCTGGCGATGGATGCCCCCATCTTGGTGCTCCACGACCCGACCACCGCGGTCGACGCAGTCACCGAGCACCGCATCGCGCAGGGCATCCGCAGGCTGCGCACGGCCGGCGCGTCACGACGTACGACCTGGTTGATCACCTCCTCCCCCGCCCTGCTGGCCCAGTGCCACCGCGTGGTGCTGGTGGCCGAGGGCCGTGTGCAGTCCGAGGGCACCCACCACGACCTTGCGTCGGAGTCGACCTATGCGGAGGTGGTGCTGCGATGA
- a CDS encoding ABC transporter ATP-binding protein, with protein sequence MSRNILPIASRQETARLAWRLVASRRLPLLLTIASFILAGLCALVAPWMLGTIVDLVIDGAPEREITRAALVIAAAAVAGGLFTWASVAFLARAGEPALATLREDVLDKALALDSARVEEAGTGDLLSRVGDDARTVANSLTEIVPTLVNSLVLVTFTAVGLFALDWRLGLAGLGAAPFYAMALRWYLPKSGPFYARERVAQGERAQVMVSGLQGAATVRAFGMSSGQVATIENRSAQARDISMTVFRLLTRFGARSNRAELIGLLLVLTTGFWLVRADSTSVGAVTAAALYFHRLFNPINALLYIFDAVQSTGASLSRLAGVSLLPDAPERPGSLPEAPGPLVLTGIDHSYVPGRPVLSGVSLSIAPGERVALVGATGAGKTTLGAIAAGVLPPSSGSVTLAGTAIGDLSTSLLRSRVALISQDFHVFAGTVREAVTLVDASATDAQVLAALDLVHASRWVSLLPEGLDTVIGTGSHPVTPAQAQQLALARIALADPWYVVLDEATAEAGSAGARELEEAALAVTSGRGALVVAHRLTQSATADRVLVLHEGVVVEEGSHDELLAADGRYAELWAAWSS encoded by the coding sequence ATGAGCCGCAACATCCTCCCGATCGCCTCGCGCCAGGAGACCGCCCGGCTGGCGTGGCGACTGGTGGCCAGCCGTCGTCTCCCGCTGCTGCTGACCATCGCCTCGTTCATCCTGGCCGGGCTGTGCGCCCTGGTCGCACCGTGGATGCTCGGCACGATCGTCGACCTGGTCATCGACGGCGCACCCGAACGCGAGATCACCCGGGCCGCACTCGTGATCGCGGCGGCAGCCGTCGCCGGCGGGCTCTTCACCTGGGCCTCGGTCGCCTTCCTCGCCCGCGCCGGTGAGCCTGCTCTTGCCACGTTGCGCGAGGACGTGCTCGACAAGGCACTGGCCCTCGACTCGGCGCGCGTGGAGGAGGCCGGCACCGGTGACCTGCTCTCCCGGGTGGGTGACGACGCCCGGACGGTGGCCAACTCGCTGACCGAGATCGTGCCGACCCTGGTGAACTCGCTGGTCCTGGTCACGTTCACGGCTGTCGGCCTCTTCGCCCTCGACTGGCGACTCGGACTGGCCGGTCTGGGTGCGGCGCCGTTCTATGCGATGGCGCTGCGGTGGTACCTGCCGAAGTCCGGACCGTTCTATGCCCGCGAGCGAGTCGCCCAGGGCGAGCGGGCGCAGGTGATGGTCAGCGGGCTCCAGGGCGCCGCGACCGTGCGCGCGTTCGGGATGTCCTCGGGCCAGGTCGCCACGATCGAGAACCGATCCGCCCAGGCGCGTGACATCTCGATGACGGTGTTCCGGCTGCTCACCCGCTTCGGCGCCCGGTCCAACCGGGCCGAGCTGATCGGTCTGCTGCTGGTGCTGACCACCGGCTTCTGGCTGGTCCGCGCCGACTCGACCTCGGTCGGCGCGGTCACCGCGGCGGCGCTCTACTTCCACCGGTTGTTCAACCCGATCAACGCGCTGCTCTACATCTTCGACGCGGTGCAGTCGACGGGCGCCTCGCTCTCCCGACTGGCCGGCGTCTCCCTGCTGCCGGATGCTCCCGAGCGCCCGGGGTCACTGCCCGAAGCGCCCGGACCACTGGTGCTTACCGGCATCGACCACTCCTATGTGCCAGGACGTCCGGTGCTGTCGGGTGTCTCTCTCAGCATCGCTCCCGGCGAGCGGGTCGCACTGGTCGGCGCGACCGGTGCTGGCAAGACCACGCTGGGTGCCATCGCCGCCGGCGTACTGCCTCCCTCGTCGGGCTCGGTCACCCTGGCCGGCACCGCCATCGGCGACCTGTCCACGTCCCTGCTCCGCTCGCGGGTGGCGTTGATCAGCCAGGACTTCCACGTCTTCGCCGGCACCGTGCGCGAGGCGGTGACCCTGGTCGACGCCTCGGCCACGGACGCCCAGGTCCTCGCCGCCCTCGACCTGGTCCACGCGTCCCGCTGGGTCTCGTTGCTGCCCGAGGGCCTGGACACCGTGATCGGCACCGGTTCGCACCCGGTGACACCTGCCCAGGCGCAGCAGCTGGCGCTGGCACGGATCGCACTGGCCGATCCCTGGTACGTCGTCCTGGACGAGGCCACTGCCGAGGCAGGCTCGGCCGGCGCGCGCGAGCTCGAGGAGGCCGCACTCGCGGTCACCTCGGGACGTGGCGCCCTGGTCGTCGCCCACCGCCTGACCCAGTCGGCAACCGCGGACCGGGTGCTGGTGTTGCACGAGGGCGTGGTCGTCGAGGAGGGCTCGCACGACGAGCTGCTCGCGGCCGACGGTCGTTATGCCGAGCTCTGGGCCGCCTGGTCCAGCTGA
- a CDS encoding LysM peptidoglycan-binding domain-containing protein yields the protein MSTMTLTPSIPSFRTSQVRLTRRGRLVVFVAALLFVLAGAVFLGTSSVASNNESGSEQQTEVIMVGYGETLWGISSDLAEDGSVRDMMATIKDLNALDSSMLVAGQEIHVPVTD from the coding sequence ATGAGCACCATGACCCTCACCCCCAGCATTCCGAGCTTCCGCACGTCGCAGGTTCGCCTGACCCGTCGCGGCCGCCTCGTGGTCTTCGTCGCCGCACTGCTCTTCGTGCTGGCCGGCGCGGTGTTCCTCGGAACCTCCTCGGTGGCAAGCAACAACGAGTCGGGCTCCGAGCAGCAGACCGAGGTGATCATGGTCGGCTATGGCGAGACCCTCTGGGGCATCTCGTCCGACCTCGCCGAGGACGGCAGCGTGCGCGACATGATGGCCACGATCAAGGACCTCAACGCCCTGGACTCGTCGATGCTCGTCGCCGGCCAGGAGATCCACGTCCCGGTCACCGACTGA
- the lexA gene encoding transcriptional repressor LexA, producing MAPKDPKAKVTSLPDGPPDATGLTPRQQRILTTLRESIETRGYPPSMREIGETVGLTSSSSVSHQLKVLEAKGFIKRDPNRPRAIQVFMPETAAASRAVGSADEVDYDETGIGDAMPAATYVPIVGRIAAGGPILAEERVEEIFPLPKSLVGDGTLFLLEVSGDSMIDAAICNGDYVVIRQEQTARNGEIVAALIDGEATVKTLQRKDGQVWLMPHNDAYDPIDGNNASILGVVTAVLRKV from the coding sequence ATGGCACCGAAGGACCCGAAGGCAAAGGTCACCTCCCTACCCGACGGGCCCCCGGACGCCACCGGCCTGACCCCGCGCCAACAGCGGATCCTGACCACGCTGCGCGAGTCGATCGAGACCCGCGGCTATCCCCCGAGCATGCGCGAGATCGGCGAGACGGTGGGACTGACCAGCTCCTCCTCGGTCTCCCACCAGCTCAAGGTGCTCGAGGCCAAGGGCTTCATCAAGCGCGACCCCAACCGCCCCCGCGCCATCCAGGTCTTCATGCCCGAGACCGCTGCCGCATCCCGCGCCGTGGGCAGCGCCGACGAGGTCGACTACGACGAGACCGGCATCGGCGACGCCATGCCGGCTGCGACCTACGTCCCGATCGTCGGCCGGATCGCTGCCGGTGGCCCGATCCTCGCCGAGGAGCGCGTCGAGGAGATCTTCCCGCTGCCCAAGTCCCTGGTCGGCGACGGCACCCTGTTCCTGCTCGAGGTCTCCGGTGACTCGATGATCGACGCGGCCATCTGCAACGGCGACTACGTCGTCATCCGCCAGGAGCAGACCGCCCGCAACGGCGAGATCGTCGCCGCCCTGATCGATGGCGAAGCCACCGTCAAGACGTTGCAGCGCAAGGACGGCCAGGTCTGGTTGATGCCGCACAACGACGCCTACGACCCGATCGACGGCAACAACGCCTCCATTCTCGGTGTCGTCACCGCGGTGCTGCGCAAGGTGTGA
- a CDS encoding alkaline phosphatase D family protein, with protein MTTASVDRRTVIKGSAAAAGTATIVAASGSTASGASAYFAHGVASGDPMPDRVVIWTRVTPTSTSTPGSGKGPRVWVDYEVATDQAFRRIVKKGRIATGASDDHTVKLDVTGLQPARWYFYRFSYKGRFSRVGRTRTAPAHSSTPSRVRLGMVSCSNLQAGWFSAYRHLAKRNDLHAIVHLGDYIYEYGPGQYGYGNDNVDIRKHAPAREMVSLADYRQRHAQYKRDADLQELHARYPFIVTWDDHEVTNDANKEGAENHDASEGSWLTRRARSHRAYDEWMPVRMSGTAALGDGTRLFRTLRFGQLAELSMLDLRTYRSTPVESPASGEASSSERSIAGAQQLAWLKKNLTSERAQWKLVGNPVMIAPVTFGTVPDALIDPINDVTKLLPEDGVAYNIDQWDGYTHDRRVLFEHIRDQGITDTVFLTGDIHSAWACELPFDPGSYPVVRENAGVEFVCTSVTSNNLKDILGVQRRTASVAVETILTAANPHIRHLNFDDHGYSVLDVTSARVQCDYYAIGDRAVKSTGLTWQASWQTLAGTQQLRRVHTPVGGA; from the coding sequence GTGACCACCGCATCCGTTGATCGTCGTACCGTCATCAAGGGCTCCGCAGCCGCCGCCGGCACCGCCACCATCGTGGCCGCAAGCGGGTCCACCGCCTCGGGCGCTTCTGCCTACTTCGCCCACGGCGTGGCCTCGGGCGACCCGATGCCGGACCGGGTGGTGATCTGGACCCGCGTCACGCCGACGTCGACCTCCACGCCCGGCTCGGGCAAGGGCCCGCGGGTCTGGGTCGACTACGAGGTCGCCACCGACCAGGCCTTCCGGCGGATCGTGAAGAAGGGCCGGATCGCCACCGGTGCGAGCGACGACCACACCGTCAAGCTCGACGTCACCGGGCTCCAGCCGGCCCGGTGGTACTTCTACCGGTTCTCCTACAAGGGCCGCTTCAGCCGCGTCGGCCGCACCCGCACCGCCCCCGCGCACTCCTCCACCCCGAGCCGCGTGCGCCTGGGCATGGTCTCGTGCTCGAACCTGCAGGCCGGTTGGTTCAGCGCCTACCGCCACCTGGCCAAGCGCAACGACCTGCACGCGATCGTCCACCTCGGCGACTACATCTACGAATACGGCCCCGGCCAGTACGGCTACGGCAACGACAACGTCGACATCCGCAAGCACGCGCCGGCGCGCGAGATGGTCAGCCTGGCCGACTACCGCCAGCGCCACGCGCAGTACAAGCGCGACGCCGACCTGCAGGAGCTGCACGCCCGCTATCCGTTCATCGTCACCTGGGACGACCACGAGGTGACCAACGACGCCAACAAGGAGGGTGCCGAGAACCACGACGCCAGCGAAGGCAGCTGGCTCACCCGTCGTGCACGCAGCCACCGGGCGTACGACGAGTGGATGCCGGTGCGGATGAGTGGCACTGCCGCACTCGGGGACGGCACCCGCCTGTTCCGCACCCTGCGCTTCGGCCAGCTGGCCGAGCTGAGCATGCTCGACCTGCGCACCTATCGCAGCACACCGGTGGAGTCACCTGCCTCCGGTGAGGCCAGCTCCTCGGAACGCAGCATCGCCGGCGCACAACAGCTCGCCTGGCTCAAGAAGAACCTCACCAGCGAGCGGGCCCAGTGGAAGCTGGTCGGCAACCCGGTGATGATCGCCCCGGTCACCTTCGGCACCGTCCCCGACGCGCTGATCGATCCGATCAACGACGTCACCAAGCTGTTGCCCGAGGACGGCGTGGCCTACAACATCGACCAGTGGGACGGCTACACCCACGATCGCCGCGTGCTCTTCGAGCACATCCGCGACCAGGGGATCACCGACACGGTCTTCCTCACCGGCGACATCCACTCCGCCTGGGCGTGCGAGCTCCCCTTCGACCCGGGCAGCTATCCCGTGGTCCGCGAGAATGCCGGCGTGGAGTTCGTCTGCACCTCGGTCACCAGCAACAACCTCAAGGACATCCTCGGCGTCCAGCGCCGGACCGCATCGGTCGCGGTCGAGACCATCCTGACCGCCGCCAACCCACACATCCGCCACCTCAACTTCGACGACCACGGCTACTCGGTCCTCGACGTCACCTCGGCCCGGGTGCAGTGCGACTACTACGCAATCGGAGACAGAGCAGTGAAGAGCACCGGACTCACCTGGCAGGCCTCGTGGCAGACGCTCGCGGGCACCCAGCAGCTGCGCCGCGTCCACACCCCGGTGGGTGGTGCGTGA